A segment of the Crassostrea angulata isolate pt1a10 chromosome 10, ASM2561291v2, whole genome shotgun sequence genome:
aaaagtgatcagaaaagcttacttgagctttcagctcaggtgatcTAAAAATGATGTCTTCTTTAAATGCATTTACAACCAAATTACAGCAATTATGGTAAATCTCTACATCAatacttatactttttaagacaagatggcaatttaaatgttttgttaaattgtttttacgaTTGATttggttgtacatgtatatcataatagctcagtggttaaagtatcaagCTTGTGAACCGCGCAGATAATGAGTTCAAATTCGCCTTAGGCTTATGTTcatatttactgaattaaatgaatttgaaaatgataatatttatccaaaattgtatatttttttcatatttgacttaaatttaatgcattttgcCATCTatcttaattaattattttctgctgatttgagaaacaaTTTCAAGCGGTAATGAGCCACCTTAATTCAACTGTATTAGTTTTAACCATATCTTTTACCCGAAAACTTACCTATCATACTGCTTTTCAATTTCTCTCGCTTTCTTGAACGATTCCCGAATGACATCTCTATAGGTTGGAGCATCCAAAGTGCACAAGAGTTAAGGCAAATATGTGTGAATCAAATGCTAATTAAACCTTTTAAAATGTATTGCATGACAAAGATTTGGGAATCTCGTTGGAGCTAGCAATTTTTATCATTGTGATTCAATGCATGACAATGGATTTGAAAAACAATAGATTTGAAAAATAAGTACCCAAGCAAAACGAGGTATTCACAGTAAATATACACAgtattaaaactgaaattttttttttttatatttcttgcaTGTATGACAGTGATAGATAAGGATATGGAGGTAGGTTCTGGATTTCCGTTCGCTGGATGCGGATGTCCTCCCCAGCATCATACTGCAGACCCTTCATTTTCATGTAATGCGCCACCAGGGGGCTCTGGCCATTTATATTGAACACTGATCTCACATAATCTGGGCCAGCACAAGCTGGATGGGactgaaaatatcaaaactagATATTCAAAACGCAAAGAAATAAGCTAAATTAGAACATTAAAATCGGGAGAAGAGTGCAGATCAAGACTAGGTTACtgctaaaaaaaagaagacaaacaTGAAAATTCTATAGTCTTAGTTACTACCTCTCGCATCTTCCTGCCCGGTACTTTGGTGGGAGCTTTCGTGAGGGCCACAGACACAGTGGATGTCTTGTCCCCTCTGTGTGTGTCCAGCTGCTGGGCATCCTCCTCATATGTAGTCTCCCTGATCGGGGTCAGGGCGTCCCTCAACTTCCTTGGGTCCACAGCTCTGTCCTTGGTCTGAGACTGAGAGGGTGAGGGCTTTTTACCCAGGATTCCAGGTTTTTGGCTATCCGACACATATTCAATGATGGCCCCATCGTGAGAGGACCCGGGAGACTGGAGGTGGTGTTTTGAGGAGACGGACACAGAACTCTGTATACTGCTGCGCCTGTTCATGTTGCGGGGTAACTTTTTCCCTCGGCGACCTCCGTAGCTCTGCATGGAGGACTTGGACATGGACTGGTTTAGAGAGGTGGTGGAGGTGTATTGACTGGCATTGCTCGAGAACAGAGAGTCCAGGAAATCAAAGTTCAAGGACATGGAAGctgaaaaaagattttacaGATTATGCAAGCTTTAGATTTAATCAACAAATCCATGAGCATATAATCATTTTCGCACATAACCTGTGGTATTAGTACCATTATAACATGAGCTTGGACTTCGGGTAGTTGTGTCACAcagcaatctaattaaaattagatgtttgaTCCGCTCGCTTACTCGCTACACAAGTTTGTGTAGCGAGTAAGCGAGCGGAtcaaacatctaattttaattagattggtcacacagcaatgtgacataggcctgtctatttcattgctatagccactcagccatggctcttttaAATCAgtaagatttgtctggcttttgagctaagactatgcaACCAGTGCTTATTTTCCTTGAAACcatgtcatttttaacttgttttgacaaaaagaatagatagctacgtcctaccaaaagtccaaggtTTTGTTAAGATGGCTCTAGgtaaaaatattgcaaaatctGTTTATATCTTTACTAGTTTATATCCCATACCAACCATTTAACGCAGTATGTAGTATAAAAAAACTAGCAACTTGTTAAACAGAAATCAGTAGAAATTGCACATAACTCTTGTGGCCTATTATTTGATATAGTGATTGAGATCTCTTGAGCAGATTTTACTCCCAATTACCAATAAAGTAATTAATCTTCAGATTTGTAATCAAGTCTGAAATATGATCAAGTACAGGCATACATTGCTTAAGGAGGTGATAGTAATTAACATTCATCATAGATCACTATGAAGGTTAATCACTAGGTTGATGGAGTTTGGTTTGataatatactagtaaatagtcaataaaattaataaacaagaTTTACATCAACATCATTTCTTAGTGAAaaacaaatgcatgtaaatgGTGCATATATCTCTCTTGTTCACTATTCATCTGTTTATgatattatttctatttataCCACTACTTGTTGTTTATTAAGAATACAGTGTACTGTAATAATCTATTTTCAGTACAACCATTTTTCTAATAATAATGCTTAGTGTAGCAATCTGAATAAACaggtactgtaaattccttattttacgcgagcacttaattctgcgatcctgctgttttgtatcaaattgcgagaatataaaattgcagaACTTTTATCCCTATTTCTTATAGTTCTTAACTCTTTAAAGATAATGgccagattttaaaatcagcgAAAGGTGCTTCTCAGGATTTTACGCGGATAATAATTCCTCACGCTTAATTCGGAATCTACAGTAATCAGGTaggaataaattaaaagaaCTGACGTTTTTTATTCTTCTCTCTGTTCATCATTTCTTCCCTTTGCTTGATGTTGGGTGGTTCGAGTTTATCAAAGTTCCATGACAACCAACACCTTGATGCAGGCCTGATACCTGAGAGAAACAAAGgaaattttgtttagaaatattggtttatataaatgtatatacatgggATGATATACAGCTTTAGCTTTCAAtgagccattttttttttaagaataaattttcattcaatgaAGCCACTAGGgattcaattcattttttttctattttacatGGCACTCGATCTCTATAGAAGTAGAAGGAGCATCAACCATGGCACTTAAACATGCAGGCAAGAAATGTTAAGTCGGACAAAAAACTGTTACCTGCTATCCAGTTGTACACCAGAATGACGAGGTCCTCCTTGAACTGCTCGTTGAATTGTCGGTAGGAATCGGGGAAAGAATGGCAGTAGGCAGCATAGATTGACTGGGCGACCAGTGTAGGAAAGTCCTGTACATAAAAATCAAGATTTTACTGGTACTCTCTTTTGATATATCCATAacaatcatttttgttttttttttaattaaacaatctAATGTTAACCAGATGCACAGTAACTATAAAAAGGGCAATTTTAAAGCACTCTCAAGTGAAGATGTGTAATCATTTGGGTTGGAATTATGACTTCTTGGATCAGAATTTGCATACAAGTAAGTTCTTCAAGACAcacaaaaaaagagaaataatgtGTAGTCTAGGTAAGGGCTTTCAGTTAAGAAGACAATAATCATTTCAAGTTCCTGAGAGGTGGAAATGACCCAAAAGGAGAATAGCCTGTAAATCATTTGATGCATCAAGACAGGAGGAACAAAGATGAGTATGGTTAAGGAATTTGGCTTTTGAtctttttcaaagtatttgattatttttcgtTTGAGGTAGAGCAATAATCAGCTTAAGGGGTTTGAGGATGATCCAATGAACCTGGCCTGTTCATTGTGCTATGGCATCCAACATATGGTTCTAAAGATCCCAATGTAAATATCACTATCTATTTTCAAGCAATCActtacaattaaaatattttttttcaaaaacaagtaTTTCAATATAGCAGACCTTATAACCACCTTTTCCCATTTTAATAGcataaaatcaataacaaatgCTGTACATAAATATAGAGAAGAACAGATTTTTAAATTGGCACCATATTTGCTTCTTGCACTTTCATACTAATATTAACAAATTCCTTTATATTAATTAGGTACCAAGGAAAAATTACACAGTGAGTGTAGTGCCGCTATATGTACTGACCTTGAAGAAGACATCTCTATACTGGGGGTTTCGGACATACAGCATTAACTTGACATAGTTGAAAGCTGCTCTGTTGAACAGTTTGACTTGGGAGTTCTTACTGGACTGGAATTTATCCAGAAAAAGATACCAGAAAATGTCCtgtaataagaaagaaaaaataaacttcaacaaacaaaatatcaaattttgaatcaaaCAACTAACagattaatattatacaattattttaaggtcaacagctaagcaaaaaaaaattcattacctTTTAGTCTAAAGCCGTAGCCcaacaaattttatatatcatatttatatatttcattggaCAACACGAATAACGATAACTGATCGTAGCAATTGGAAGTTcacaattaattttttagtCCGatgtagaaaaaattaaatgttatattgacctcCTAGGTCAGGTGCAGgtgaacattataaaaatattgactggggttgagggcaacattggtTATATTAAAGTATAGCCCAGAGGGCAGTAATATTGCCCGACGCAAAGCCAAGGGagctaatataatcaatttgCCTGGAAACACAGtctacatttgttttgttatataaagaaacaaaccaaatatCAAGAAAGGATTGTCATAACGAATTTGATTTTGCTCAAAGtgcatttcaaaaaatattttctgcatCAAACAGTCACTTGATATTCCTACACACATAGGAATTACCGAATGCTAATTAATactacaattattgactatttgtcTGTATAGacttatatagtgagaataatctactgaatataacaaaacgttttattttttctgttttgtttgatatcagccaatcagagagctagaaattaaatcaatcatataatatagggttttttttatagatgcTTATCTACTGCATCAATGTACCTGAAAACTACAATTTACTTACTGAGCATACAGCTTGTGACATCTCAGAATAGAACCATTTCTCAAATTCTGGCCGGTAGTCAGGCTATAAAGAAACAACGgtataaagaaaatccatttatAAAGTATTACAAGGTTTCTAATATTTATTGTGCTGAGTGAACACTTTACACTGTACCTTTTTATGGAGCTGCATATGAGCAGACACTGCTTTTTCCAGCATCTCCACGATGGGAATTTCGTCTGGGAGCGCTGTCAGTTCCGTGGAGTCATAGCCAGGGTACTGGTACAGCTGCAATCACAAACCATTTTTAAGTACATTGTACTTCATcacaattaataattaaaaaaaaccacacataCTATTTCTCTAAGATAAAATGTTTACCGGTACTTAATATGTTCAGTCTCGATGAAtgctatgtaaaatttcattataccttaatgaatatttgttttaaacttgtacaaataaaaatatcaaaattcaagcactaaatctaattaaaaaaagatttgccagattaagaatacatgtatacaccatATATACATGAAATATCATATTTACCTCCACAAACTTTGGCTTTcctgtttcttttttaatctatcataagaaagaaagaataaaatgatGAAAGATGCACAACTCTAATGCCATCAAGTCATAAATCATGAATAAAGTCACCCTTTATTGTAGTATTAAAAAATGTCGAAATGAATCCCTGTTATTCTGTAATTAACAACAATGATcaacttttgaaaattaaaaacaagacCCTACCGTTGTTTTACTTGGTTGCATGCTGACTTTTGAGATGTTTTTCACTCTTTCACTTCTTCCAGGCAGAAAAGCTGCAAGACATTTCATGGTTTCTATATAGTATCTGTCACTGATAGAGAATATACTGACTGGTACTCTTGAGCGATATCTATTTGTTTACAGTTAATACAGCTAATTAATGTAAAGTTAACACAACAATTTTGAAGTAGTGAGTATCATTTAAACTGCATTAGTCATCTTTGCTTGTGTTTGCTTTGCTCTCTCTTGACATCTCCCTGTGAAATGAGAGAAAGTGATTCGAACACTTTGCTCTACATTCATTTCGATACACATTCTTATAGCATATCTCCATTTCTTGTATTAAGGGTCACGTGAAAACCCAGTCTTTAGGAGACTAACAATGATTCAAAAAGCGATTTATAGTATTCTTACTTTGCTTCATTGTAAAATATCCTGCAAATTTGTTAAGTTCTTTAGTTTCTCTCtctgaaagataaaaaaaatgcaaaacaattattattaattaataaaacccTAAAATTAAGATATGATTTTGACACAAAGTacacaaattaaacaatgaatacATGAAACTGAATAGTCACCCATACACTAAACTCAGCTTAACACAAAGtatgacagacagacagacaggaaTAGAAGGACAGAAGCCCCCCTCCTCACTTTCCCCCATCAATACACATAGCAAGTATAAAAATTGATGATATCCAATTTGACACTCCTCAATTTTAAAGGTATGGCATTCTTGAAATCAATTGGTTTTTTTATGATTCTAagcaatttattaaaaagttttactttgattctcacAAGAACAAGATGTTGAGGCCAATATAATGCAGATTACTTGGAATTTACTGGCGCCAAAATATTCTATCAGATCCATGTGCAAACCATAATGTCCATTATGATATATCACTCTACTGTATTTTGATTAAGAGTTTACTGAGGTTATAGGTTTTATCCTGCAACTACCCCTTGCACTGGCCAAATAAAGGTATCCCAATAACCTGAAAAGCCATATTCAGTCAATGCCCCCAATATATTCTCGTGCATTTGTACAACGTTCATATGCATTGTGACATCGATCATCATTCTTGTCTCGAATACACCATGGTGTCATCATGTTTAAACTGCAGATATGCAGCAAAATTTGTCCAAAATAGCTTTTTGAGGTGGAAAATGTAATATCATTTTGCaggataaacaaaatacaagataactgtcttgaaatataagcAATGTTTGGGCTTGggttgaaaacattttaaattcttaCCCTCACCAAAATATAGCTTATATTTGAAGACAGTatccatgtattttatttatatgtgcTACCCATGAATTGTGTCAGCAGTAATGCCAGTATATTTACacagtcaatatttattaatttttatctgACTAGTTCTCAATAGTGTGAAATGGGAAGCCATTTACAGGGAATTGTGGGCCCAATGcagacaacaacaaaaattctatGAGATCAATGTACATGCAGCTGGTATAGTTCACTTCGAGCTGGTGCAAAGCACTAGCTGGCAAGCTGTGCTCGCTAAATAAACAtatgaaattttagaaaaataacaaattaatttaaatattaaataaacaatttcataCCTCTTTTTTCATATCTGTCTCTCCCTTTGGCACTAGCCACAGACATAATTTCATCTGTGTCTTCATAATCAGAGGTTCTGCTCTCCACTACCAAGGCTGTGTACTTCTGAAGCTTTCTGTCAAGTTTACTAATTTTCTTATTAACTTCATCAATGGTTCCAATGAAAAAAGCTTCATTTTAAGTTAAGGTAGACAagctggaaaatgtaaaaaaatctCACGCTTTCcatatatatacttttgaaCAAGTTTTCATTGAACTTATTTGCATCGTAGGcctactatactctgtcccgagtttttgcttccaccactttttgcttgatatttcaataatagtaaatacctttgtgctcaaactacgttcatccactaatatgaaaaatgtccagattatctgttttgaaacaccccctctaccgcttcaggtttcaatacacatcccaaaattgaaagtctacggagattttgcattgcatcagccattattaagcccggatgataacgttaaaaaattgcgcgatgtattatgggtgtattccgaatggagaaaagatgtaaagatttcccattataaatctccgtaagaaaattgttttcgttcctgtgaaattttatgagtgaaaagagataattgttcaatgaagatatcttggatatattcccattcatcgatttcaattgtatgtctttcacaggtatgtgtatttttattaaaaatcatcaaaaattgatggaagcaataacttgggacagactataactaTACtatatcgcatagccccctaacttcgtcactaccctaactccgtcactttcgggaaactcctcgctgtttgaaatcaagtacgattatgacgtcattttctacatgtcaaaaatctttaattaaatGTCAACTATttgcaacggttaaatttaagaatgtgtcaaaaaataacacaattaaaccttgttcattttatgcaccattaattgtgtgaaaacagctaaaactttttcatgggtgcactaaaatatcgatatttctgacatgcaggcccattcgatcatttacggtggtcagtcatttttagagaggtcaagatgaaacatttcacatgtaatacatttttgattaaggtaattaatacatttttttcagtccgcaaAAGCCTTCATGCACTActcttgatgataacgtcaaatcgctcatgccgatacttttgccttatacagggtatagatatatccggtatatcgctatttagaatatgctacatttctaaaaatgtaataaataaataatataataagtaatgtattaattaatgatataaaatatttgaaatatgtaaggacataaatcaaacggcatccatacattctgaaaaggccattgtgattgttgttacaaggacccattttttattctggcgatcatttcatttctatgaaattaaatacaattaaattgtatgcaccatttgtacttattataacttggcctagatGCAAATGGAGTgttaactaaattgttaatgtgtcttcattccctgccatatcatacagcatgtgggtgacggagttaggttcataagatTTTATAAGCAcgcgtgataaacgtcgtattcagaggtttatttgaataagaataaaaatatttttgttaataattttataaattatattgtttcagattatatttaggGATTGCAAttgataaaaaccacaaaaaataatttacatagaaacgcgggaggttttctgcttgtagtgacggagtttgggtactcggggatacATGTAGTACAGCCATATGCCTAATCGTTAAAAATTGGTTAGTCTGGAATGTCAGTCATAAGGTGAATTGAATACTGATTTAATTAATGcgatattaaacaataaagaagaATGTGAATAGGTTCTGCAAACGTTATTTTGCTagtcttagaaaaaaaaataccacagaAAGCATATGGTACGAATTATAAATATGCTTAGCAACggttttgcaaataaaatgtacaaaaatggCTGGTACTATATACATTCCAAAAGGATACGTGAACGGTTTCTTTGCTTATTTTCCAAAAACTTTCTCTTGTTATCGAGGACTTCCTGGTTTAAGTCATAATTTTCTTCACATACATCCATAGGCGAACCAACTCGGTTAATGCTCGCCATTTTGACGCCATTAATGTCTTGGTCTTCAGTGTGTTTGCTATTGGGTAACAGTACCACAAGGAAAACGTCGGAAAACACCGATTTCCTTTCGGAATACCTTTGTCTGTTGACACATGGCGGTTTTATTCAAGGTagcaaaaaatgtttcaatattaCAGTCTGACATTTAAACATAGCCTACAAAATAGAAAAGAATAGAATAAgttcaccatgcatcggacataACGTTATACATTGGATCGACAACTGAGTACTTTTTTCATTATCAAGAATTTGACTACATGTATCACATTGTCAAACTCAAACTTCAAAGACCCTTAATTTGATTTACGCTGGtatacacttttttttatagGTCACATGAGTCTTTCAGCTTATTTTAACTTCGTGAAAACTACAGCTGTACAATTAAGGCCATTTGTTAcaatttttggtgtgaagcatctctatggtaagaggaatcttaTAATTAATTCTGGAATTCGTGGTTCTACCACCCCCACGGACAGGGagccaaatatgcaaaataaaaaaaagccaaagtaaaaaaatattatttatctcCCACACATGTGCagtaaaaaactaaatgcaataAAGCCCTAGAATGAAaactattgtattttattttcgtagtataaatatatttttttccgtGGGTACGAGTCAACTTGTGAAGTCGTACTCAAATATTTGGGTACGAGTGAACCACATAGTTTTGGGTACGACCTGACCATTTTAATATGAGTCAGTTTGGGTGCGAGTCGGCTTGGGTACGACGTGACTGT
Coding sequences within it:
- the LOC128167893 gene encoding protein FAM227B-like isoform X1 gives rise to the protein MASINRVGSPMDVCEENYDLNQEVLDNKRKFLENKQRNRSPFFIGTIDEVNKKISKLDRKLQKYTALVVESRTSDYEDTDEIMSVASAKGRDRYEKRERETKELNKFAGYFTMKQTFLPGRSERVKNISKVSMQPSKTTIKKETGKPKFVELYQYPGYDSTELTALPDEIPIVEMLEKAVSAHMQLHKKPDYRPEFEKWFYSEMSQAVCSDIFWYLFLDKFQSSKNSQVKLFNRAAFNYVKLMLYVRNPQYRDVFFKDFPTLVAQSIYAAYCHSFPDSYRQFNEQFKEDLVILVYNWIAGIRPASRCWLSWNFDKLEPPNIKQREEMMNREKNKKPSMSLNFDFLDSLFSSNASQYTSTTSLNQSMSKSSMQSYGGRRGKKLPRNMNRRSSIQSSVSVSSKHHLQSPGSSHDGAIIEYVSDSQKPGILGKKPSPSQSQTKDRAVDPRKLRDALTPIRETTYEEDAQQLDTHRGDKTSTVSVALTKAPTKVPGRKMRESHPACAGPDYVRSVFNINGQSPLVAHYMKMKGLQYDAGEDIRIQRTEIQNLPPLDAPTYRDVIRESFKKAREIEKQYDSFIEKNLKEQVETMMRNRLADKRHRHLEKLLLSNPKEVKRLTELIILEQEKNLDSDSAEPAVIIEQTLNALSHKLW
- the LOC128167893 gene encoding protein FAM227B-like isoform X2 yields the protein MASINRVGSPMDVCEENYDLNQEVLDNKRKFLENKQRNRSPFFIGTIDEVNKKISKLDRKLQKYTALVVESRTSDYEDTDEIMSVASAKGRDRYEKRERETKELNKFAGYFTMKQTFLPGRSERVKNISKVSMQPSKTTIKKETGKPKFVELYQYPGYDSTELTALPDEIPIVEMLEKAVSAHMQLHKKPDYRPEFEKWFYSEMSQAVCSDIFWYLFLDKFQSSKNSQVKLFNRAAFNYVKLMLYVRNPQYRDVFFKDFPTLVAQSIYAAYCHSFPDSYRQFNEQFKEDLVILVYNWIAGIRPASRCWLSWNFDKLEPPNIKQREEMMNREKNKKPSMSLNFDFLDSLFSSNASQYTSTTSLNQSMSKSSMQSYGGRRGKKLPRNMNRRSSIQSSVSVSSKHHLQSPGSSHDGAIIEYVSDSQKPGILGKKPSPSQSQTKDRAVDPRKLRDALTPIRETTYEEDAQQLDTHRGDKTSTVSVALTKAPTKVPGRKMRESHPACAGPDYVRSVFNINGQSPLVAHYMKMKGLQYDAGEDIRIQRTEIQNLPPLDAPTYRDVIRESFKKAREIEKQYDSFIEKNLKEQVETMMRNRLADKRHRHLEKLLLSNPKEVKRLTELIILEQERGEDSLSAGADAAIEASLLAQQKCS